TATATCGTTCCGCCGCGCTGGCTGTTTCTCAAGATCGAGACCGATGAGGGCGTCGTGGGGTGGGGGGAGCCCGTGGTCGAGGGGCGCGCGCTCACGGTCGAAGCTGCCGTTCACGAGCTTTCGGACTATCTCGTTGGCAAGGACCCATTCCTGATCGAGGACCATTGGAATGTCCTTTATCGAGGCGGCTTCTACCGCGGCGGCGCCATCCATATGAGTGCGCTCGCCGGCATCGATCAGGCGCTTTGGGACATCAAGGGCAAGGCCCTCGGTCAGCCCGTCCACTCTCTGCTTGGCGGCCAGTGCCGTGACAGGATCAAGGTCTATTCTTGGATCGGCGGCGACCGCCCGAGCGATGTCGCGAACAATGCGCGCGAGGTGGTCGCCCGTGGCTTCAAGGCGATCAAGCTTAACGGCTGTGAGGAGATGCAGATCGTCGACACCAACGAGAAGATCGACAAGGCGGTAGAGACGATAGGGCTCATCCGCGATGCGATCGGCCCTCATGTCGGCATCGGCGTCGATTTCCACGGGCGGGTCCATCGCCCGATGGCGAAGGTTCTCGCCAAGGAGCTTGAGCAGTTCAAGCTCATGTTCATCGAGGAGCCCGTCCTTTCGGAGAACCGCGAAGCCCTGAGGGAAATCGCCAATCATTGCTCGACGCCGATCGCACTCGGCGAAAGGCTCTATTCGCGCTGGGACTTCAAATCGGTTCTCTCCGACGGCTTTGTCGATATCATCCAGCCGGACCTTTCTCATGCCGGCGGGATCACCGAATGCCGCAAGATCGCCGCTATGGCCGAGGCCTACGACGTGGCGCTGGCGCCGCACTGCCCCCTCGGGCCGATTGCCCTTGCCGCCTGCCTGCAGGTCGACGCGGTCAGCTATAACGCCTTCATCCAGGAACAGAGCCTCGGCATCCACTACAACGAGGCGAACGACATCCTCGACTACATCTCCAACAAAGAGGTCTTCGCTTACGAAGACGGCTTCGTTTCCATTCCGCAGGGTCCCGGTCTCGGCATCGAGGTCGACGAGGCCTATGTGATGGAACGCGCGAAGGAGGGGCATCGCTGGCGCAATCCGGTCTGGCGCCATTCGGACGGCAGTGTGGCCGAGTGGTGAGAACTAGGCGCCGATCGAAGGGGGGCAGGGATGAGTGACCGGCTTAAGGGTAAGCGGATCATGGTGACCGGTGCTGCGCAGGGTATCGGCCTTGCGATTGCCGAAGCGTTCCTGTCGGAGCGGGCGGCACTCTTCCTCCTCGACCGCGACGGTCCCCTGCTTGAAAAGGAGGCGAAGCGCCTGCAGCGGCAGGGGCAGTCGCTCGCCTACGCCGAGGCCGATATTACGGATGCGGAGGCGATCGAATCAACGCTGTCGGCAGCCGCTTCGTCGATCGGTCCAATCAACGCGCTCGTCAACAATGCCGGGGTCAACGTCTTCTCGGAGCCGCTGGAGATGAGCAATGCCGATTGGCAGCGCTGTTTCGACATCAACCTCCGTGGCGCCTGGAATTGCTGCAAGGCGGTTCTCCCCAGCCTTATCGAGCAGGGCGGCGGGGCGATCCTCAACATCGCCTCGACGCATGCATTCACCATCATTCCGCACACATTCCCCTATCCAGTCGCAAAGCACGCGCTAATCGGTATGACGAAGGCGCTCGGCATCGAATATGCGTCGAAGGGGGTTCGCGTGAATGCGCTGGCACCGGGTTATGTCTTGACCCAAAAGGCGTACGACTACTGGAACAGCTTTCCTGACCCGGCGGCAGCCGAGGCGGCAACCCTGAAGCTTCACCCGGGCGGCCGCATTGCGACGGCAGAAGAGATCGCCCGCGCCGCCGTCTTCATGATTTCGGACGAGTGCCCTTTCATGAACGCGACGTGCTTGACGGTGGATGGCGGGCTCAGCGTCCTGCATCATCCGGCTTGAAGCCGGCGCCGCCACGGCAGGCGCCCACAGCCGTGGCTGGCGACCCGCTCGCCCATTGCCCGAGTAATAACGCTGAAGCACGTGGCGGACTGATTCCGATCGATGGCCGAGTATGTCGACGGCGACGTGTCGATGGTATCGGAATTCCTTGACCTCGTGTCGCTTGGAACCGCCTTTCCCTTTCAGGAAATGTCGGCAAACGATCGTTGTGAACGTCGCTAGAACGAGTCCGCTGGCGGTGAAGGATTCCGTGGCTTTGACAGGTGAGCGCTCCTGTAATTATCGCTACTGGGCCCAGCGGTAGTAAGTGCCGGTGAAACCAGACCTCTGGACGACGGAAAATAGATGCTTTGGTTCCGTTTGTGAAAGTCTCAGCTGTTGAGCTCTGCCACGTGCTCAAAAAAACTGGTCGTTGACAATTTTGATGAAAATGCCCCTCTTGCATTGCCTCGGAACCAGATTTGAGAGGCAAGTTCATGCAGCATTTTCCGTATATAGGCTCCGGTCCATATTGCTACGCGAACGCCTTCGCGATGATGTTTGGCAAACACGCTCCATCCACCGCAAGCATCGAGTTCGCCACAGGTAGCCCTTTCGGGATGCAGCTCGTCGGCGGGTCTCTGCCCTTCTTCGATCCCTTCGGCTGGACGCCTGAGGCTGGCTTCAATGCCGCTCTCGATGCCATGGGCTGGACGTCGTCCGTCATGAGTGCCGGGAATGCCGGAGATGCACTCGAGCGACTCCGATCTCAACTCGTCCACGGTCCAGTCTGGGTCGGTCCGGTAGAGATGGGCTGGCTTCGGTACCAACCGGGCAAGGACGGCCCAATCGGCGCAGATCACTTCGTCGTCGTCATCGGCATCGCGAATGATAGGGTGCAGTTGCATGATCCGCAGGGATACCCATTCGCAACATTGCCGATCGGCGATTTCCTGACCGCATGGCAGGCGGAAACCATCGACTATGGAACGCCCTTCACCATGCGTTTCGGTTTCCGACAAGTACGCGTTGTTGATGAAGACGATGTGATCAGAGCGTCGCTGCCTGCCGCGATCAGGTGGTTGTCCATGCAAAGGCCGCCACACCTCCCCGAAGGCACCATCGGTAATGGCGAGGCGGCCGAGGCATTGGCGAGCATAATCGACGCGAGGTGCGACGAAGACTTGCGTGCACACCTGATCCACTTTGCAATCCGCGTTGGCACTAGACGGCTCGCCGATGCCGCCACTTGCCTTTCCCGGATTGGCTATACAGACGCTGCTCATATTGCTTCGGAGCAAGCGGCCATGATAGGGGCATTGCAGTATCCCATTGTCACCGGCAAAGACGCGGAAGCGGCAGATCTGCTTAGGCGGCTGGCACCGACATACCAGCTTCTTCTGGAGGCTTTGCGGTCGCGCTGACCTCAGTCGCGTGGCCGTTTTCCAAGTTGCGAGCCGAAAGGCAGCTGGCCCGAAAGACTATAACCCCCCCTTTGGGCGTGCACCGTGGCACGAGCAGGCTCGGGTAACTGCAATGGGCAGAGAGCAGCCGCACCCTTGAGAGTCTTTGGCGCAGCGGATCTGACAGATTTCCCCCCGCTACGGAAATGGCTGTCGTTTACATCAGCGGGGACAGCGCGGCCGAGTGGGCGATCAACGGCGTCCCGAACGACATAATGCTTGAGAAGCCGTTCGCGATGGCGGAGATGATAACTGCTGTTGACCAGCTTCTGAACGACCGTTCGACCGGCCCTGCAAGCGCCTGAATTCCGCCCCGCGATGTATTGCTGGTGGCGGCTGTCGAAGGAAGCTGCTGATCAAGATGATTCCGGGTCGGTTGGATCCGGATGCTTGGCGACGGCGAGACTGGCATCCTCCAATTTGCCTGCAGTTGCTTCCGGTGCGCTGCCAATGATGGCGCGGCGTAGTGTTTCCGCATACTCCCGTCCTTCATTGGCCCGCCTTCTGTTTGCGGCGGCGGCGGCGGCGAACCCGCTACGATGCGCATCTTGCGCCATTTTTTCGCTGAGAGTCACCCTTTCCTCGATGATCCGAAGGGCAACTCTCAGAGTCTCGTCGACGGCGCCTTCCGACTCCGCAGCCAAAGCCTCGGACGTATAGGCATGCCCGACTTGACAACGAAATCGCAGCGGCGGCCAACTCTTGATCTGCGAGAGTACGCCGCCGCAGGCCGGACACGAGATCGGGACCGGGTTCGCAATGGTTAGCATTGTCTCGGAACCGATCTGTCGGCCGAATGCGATATCGACCTCAAGTCTGATTTCGGCGGGGACGGGAATTGGCGGACCGGCCTCTTCGCCGGTGAGCTCAACGAGGAGTGCAGCGAGACCGTCGAGAGGAGCGCGGTAATCGACGTCGCTTGCCCTTAGGGCGCCCATTGGCATGTCCGGCGCAACTGCGTCGCTTGGATTCTGGACGACTGTCACCCCACCGC
The sequence above is drawn from the Sinorhizobium meliloti genome and encodes:
- the dgoD gene encoding galactonate dehydratase; amino-acid sequence: MKITKLTTYIVPPRWLFLKIETDEGVVGWGEPVVEGRALTVEAAVHELSDYLVGKDPFLIEDHWNVLYRGGFYRGGAIHMSALAGIDQALWDIKGKALGQPVHSLLGGQCRDRIKVYSWIGGDRPSDVANNAREVVARGFKAIKLNGCEEMQIVDTNEKIDKAVETIGLIRDAIGPHVGIGVDFHGRVHRPMAKVLAKELEQFKLMFIEEPVLSENREALREIANHCSTPIALGERLYSRWDFKSVLSDGFVDIIQPDLSHAGGITECRKIAAMAEAYDVALAPHCPLGPIALAACLQVDAVSYNAFIQEQSLGIHYNEANDILDYISNKEVFAYEDGFVSIPQGPGLGIEVDEAYVMERAKEGHRWRNPVWRHSDGSVAEW
- a CDS encoding SDR family oxidoreductase; amino-acid sequence: MSDRLKGKRIMVTGAAQGIGLAIAEAFLSERAALFLLDRDGPLLEKEAKRLQRQGQSLAYAEADITDAEAIESTLSAAASSIGPINALVNNAGVNVFSEPLEMSNADWQRCFDINLRGAWNCCKAVLPSLIEQGGGAILNIASTHAFTIIPHTFPYPVAKHALIGMTKALGIEYASKGVRVNALAPGYVLTQKAYDYWNSFPDPAAAEAATLKLHPGGRIATAEEIARAAVFMISDECPFMNATCLTVDGGLSVLHHPA
- a CDS encoding chemotaxis protein CheB; the encoded protein is MGRRDVIAIGGSLGAVAALKHLLGKLPGDFAAAVFVVVHVGARGKDLLAEIFNAHSGIPVTTAVDGEAVERRHVYVAPADHHLLVIDGVIRLGRGPRENLARPAVDPLFRSIGLKYGPRSVAVVLTGLLNDGAAGLADFKRCGGVTVVQNPSDAVAPDMPMGALRASDVDYRAPLDGLAALLVELTGEEAGPPIPVPAEIRLEVDIAFGRQIGSETMLTIANPVPISCPACGGVLSQIKSWPPLRFRCQVGHAYTSEALAAESEGAVDETLRVALRIIEERVTLSEKMAQDAHRSGFAAAAAANRRRANEGREYAETLRRAIIGSAPEATAGKLEDASLAVAKHPDPTDPESS